The sequence CAAATTTTAATTACGATATGAACCAGATTAGAGTTTGGATTGGAACCCGCTTTTAATTTTTTCATTAAAAGTGAAAATGGACAAAAAAGTCAGCATTAATTCCTCCCTGAAAAAAATAACATTTACTTTTATAAAAAAATTATTATGATCTTCATCACCAGACGAGAACGATTTAATGCTGCTCATCGACTATTTAGGCAGGATTACACGGATGAGAAAAACCTTGAAGTCTTTGGAAAGTGTTCAAACCCCAATTGGCATGGACATAATTACGTACTGTATGTCACTGTCAAAGGTGAAGTAAATCAAGAAACGGGTTTTTTGATTAATTTGAAAGAATTGAGTAAAGTGATCAATAAATTTATAATTGATAACGTAGATCACAAAAACATTAATCTTGAAGTTGATTTTATGAAAGGCAAACTTGCATCAACTGAAAATTTGGCCATTTCAATTTGGGATGAATTGGATGTGCCTTTACAAAGATTAAATGCAAAGCTGCATTCAATAAAAATTTACGAATCTGAAAATAATATTGTTGAATATCTGGGGCCAACCAAATAAATTAAGCCTTGGTAAAATGATTAAAAAATATGGAAGACAACGAAGAAATATTAGGGTACGAAAAGGTGGAAAAACACGATCCAAAAGTTATTGAGGAATTAGCAACTTATTATAAGAGGATATTAAGTTTAATTGGTGAAAATCCTGATAGGGAAGGATTGCTGGATACTCCTGTAAGAGTTGCAAAAGCGATACAATTTCTAACACAAGGCTATGATCATGATCCTGTTGAAATATTAAGATCAGCTAAATTTAAAGAGGATTATCGGGAAATGGTTATCGTTAAGGACATAGAAATATATTCGCTTTGCGAACATCATATGATTCCGTTTATCGGAAAAGCGCATGTAGCATATATCCCTAATGGATATATTACCGGTTTAAGTAAAATTGCCCGGGTAGTCGAGGCATACGCAAGAAGACTGCAGGTACAGGAAAGGCTTACGACCCAAATTAAGAATGCCATTAATGATACTTTACATCCCTTGGGTGTGGCAGTTGTTATTGAGGCACGACATTTGTGTATGGCGATGAGAGGCGTTCAAAAGCAGAATTCTGTCACGACAACCTCTGATTTTATTGGCGCGTTTGAAAATGAAAAAACCCGCGCCGAATTTATTCACTTAATAGGATCTAAACTGCATTAGAGGAAAAAAATATTTTTTTGTTTATTATGTAACTGATAAAATTATGAACTTAGAAAATAATACTTACGAAACAGCAAATCAGACTTATAAAGTGGGTGCTGTCGCATCTACATTTATTGCAAATGTATTTTCATGGATGTTTTTGGCATTAGCCGTAACAGCCGTTACTTCTTACTTTTTTGCATCAAACACGAGCTTGATCGGTAGCATGATTAATATGGAAACGGGAAGGATGAATATGTTTGGGTGGATTGTCACTTTGTCACCTTTCGCTTTTGTCATGATTATTACTTTTGGATTGCAGCGACTTTCTTTTAGTACCTTGTCATTCCTTTTTATCGTATTTTCAATATTGATGGGAATGAGTTTGAGCTTTATTCTTTTGGTTTATACAGCAAGCTCGGTTTTCCTTACATTTATTGTAACCTCGGCAACTTTTGGAGTAATGGCTTTTCTGGGTTATACAACTAAAACTGATTTAACCAAATTCGGATCCTTGATGATGATGGGTTTATTTGGGATCATTATTGCCAGTATTGCTAATTTCTTTATGCATAGCAGCACACTCGATTACATGATTAGCTTTATTGGTGTATTGGTGTTTACAGGGCTTACAGCCTATGATGTGCAAAAATTAAAACGCATTGGAAATGGACAGGTTTATGGGGCATTATCCAAAAGCAAGCTTGTTATTTTAGGCGCATTAAATCTATATCTTGATTTTATTAATTTATTCCTATTTTTGCTTCGCTTTTTAGGTAACCGAAAATAAGGGTTAAGGAGAAGCATTAAAATTACTTATTATCTAATTAAATAGTATGAAAGCGTTTGTATTCCCCGGACAGGGAGCTCAGTTTGTTGGAATGGGAAAAGATTTGTATGATAAATCCGTGCTCGCCAAATCCCTTTTTGAAAAGGCCAACGACATATTAAAGTTTCGAATTACTGATTTAATGTTTAATGGCTCTGATGAGGATTTGAAACAGACAAAAGTAACTCAGCCCGCGATTTTTCTGCATTCGGTCATTCTGGCGACAACAATGGGTGAAGATTTTAAACCTGATATGGTTGCGGGTCATTCACTTGGAGAGTTCTCTGCATTGGTTGCAAACAAAACTTTATCATTTGAAGATGGATTAAAACTCGTGTATGCCAGGGCAATGGCTATGCAAAAAGCCTGTGAAGCTGAACCCTCTACAATGGCAGCCATCATTGGTCTGGAAGATGCAATTGTTGAAGAAATATTATCGAAAATTCATGAAGTGGTAGTTCCGGCTAATTATAATTGCCCGGGTCAACTTGTTATTTCCGGTTCTCATGAAGGTATCAATATAGCTTGTGAGCGATTGAAAGAAGCAGGTGCTAAAAGAGCAATCGTATTAAATGTAGGTGGGGCATTTCATTCTCCTTTAATGGAACCGGCCAGGGCAGAATTAGCTTCTGCTATAAACGGAACGAAATTTAATACAGGCATTTGTCCTATTTATCAAAATGTAACCGGACAATCAGTAGCTCAGCCAGAAATTATAAAAACGAATCTGATTTCTCAATTAACTGCGCCGGTTAGATGGACTCAGATTATGAAAAACATACTGGCAGATGGTGCGAAAACTATTGTAGAAGTTGGCCCCGGAACTGTATTACAGGGCCTCTTTAAAAAAATAGATAAGAATATTAATACATATAGCGCATAAGCTAAGAATTATAAAAAGTGCAAAGTGATTTGCACTTTTTTTTTGAACTGATTTTATATTTTATTAAGAATTATTTTCTTTTTCACGTAAGCTTTTCTTTATTTTTGCTGGGTGTTGAACTTGAAATGAAAAAAGTAATATTTAAGCTCAGAAAAAATATTTATCACCGTTTAACGGCGAGTTCGAGGTATCAGCTACATTCACCATTTCTTTACAAATTGGCAACGGAAATTTTTTCAGGCAAAACCAACTATAAGTCAGCTAACTACCATCAATTATTAAAAATTAAATCATCAGAAAGAAATATAATTTCATATAAAAATGCGCAAGTATTATCTCGTTTACTTGTCTTAAGTGAACCAAAGAATATTCTTTATATTGGATATTCAAAGGTGAATACAAATATAATAACTCAGGCTTCGTCGAACAGTAATGTAATTTCAATTGAGGTTGGGACTGATTTTGTTAATTTGAATGCAATACTGCGAGATGATATCAATACCCTTGATTTTGTTTTCTATGATAGGGATACTGATGTTGAAAAAATTAAAATAGTATTTGATAAATGTTTGAATTACAAAAATAATAATAGTGTATTTGTTTTCGATGATATTTATCATACAAATGCGATGAATGAGATTTGGAATTATGTAAAAAATCATTTGGAAACTATAGTAAGTATTGATTTGTTTCACATGGGTATTGTCCTATTTAGAAAGGAGATGAGCAGGCAACAAATAAAATATCGCTATTAAAATTCTTTTGCTACTTTTGTACATATTAATAC is a genomic window of Bacteroidota bacterium containing:
- a CDS encoding 6-carboxytetrahydropterin synthase; translated protein: MIFITRRERFNAAHRLFRQDYTDEKNLEVFGKCSNPNWHGHNYVLYVTVKGEVNQETGFLINLKELSKVINKFIIDNVDHKNINLEVDFMKGKLASTENLAISIWDELDVPLQRLNAKLHSIKIYESENNIVEYLGPTK
- the folE gene encoding GTP cyclohydrolase I FolE, translated to MEDNEEILGYEKVEKHDPKVIEELATYYKRILSLIGENPDREGLLDTPVRVAKAIQFLTQGYDHDPVEILRSAKFKEDYREMVIVKDIEIYSLCEHHMIPFIGKAHVAYIPNGYITGLSKIARVVEAYARRLQVQERLTTQIKNAINDTLHPLGVAVVIEARHLCMAMRGVQKQNSVTTTSDFIGAFENEKTRAEFIHLIGSKLH
- a CDS encoding Bax inhibitor-1/YccA family protein, whose protein sequence is MNLENNTYETANQTYKVGAVASTFIANVFSWMFLALAVTAVTSYFFASNTSLIGSMINMETGRMNMFGWIVTLSPFAFVMIITFGLQRLSFSTLSFLFIVFSILMGMSLSFILLVYTASSVFLTFIVTSATFGVMAFLGYTTKTDLTKFGSLMMMGLFGIIIASIANFFMHSSTLDYMISFIGVLVFTGLTAYDVQKLKRIGNGQVYGALSKSKLVILGALNLYLDFINLFLFLLRFLGNRK
- the fabD gene encoding ACP S-malonyltransferase gives rise to the protein MKAFVFPGQGAQFVGMGKDLYDKSVLAKSLFEKANDILKFRITDLMFNGSDEDLKQTKVTQPAIFLHSVILATTMGEDFKPDMVAGHSLGEFSALVANKTLSFEDGLKLVYARAMAMQKACEAEPSTMAAIIGLEDAIVEEILSKIHEVVVPANYNCPGQLVISGSHEGINIACERLKEAGAKRAIVLNVGGAFHSPLMEPARAELASAINGTKFNTGICPIYQNVTGQSVAQPEIIKTNLISQLTAPVRWTQIMKNILADGAKTIVEVGPGTVLQGLFKKIDKNINTYSA